Proteins from a genomic interval of Sphingobacterium lactis:
- the pckA gene encoding phosphoenolpyruvate carboxykinase (ATP), translating into MTKLISVQLEALGIRPVGPVYFQLPVPELVEHAINNKDAELSETGALCFKTGIFTGRSPESRFLVKDAETAEQINWGKVNKPVSPELFDQLLTRVSQYLSNIPVYVRSVQACNHKDYAQNVLTVTENPCQDIFVNNMFINIDVNTQESVDWTVLAASQLKLEDHEALGLPTSHCVVLDLTRHIVLIMGTAYTGEIKKSIFSALNYYLPTKHNVLTMHCSANVGKDKDTALFFGLSGTGKTTLSSDHGRLLIGDDEHAWTENEVFNFEGGCYAKTIGLTQQHEPQIFNAIRFGALLENVNFKPGTREVDYNDNSITENMRASYPIEFLENVNPKGYGDSPEHIFFLSADAFGVLPPISKLTPEQAMFYFINGYTAKVAGTEMGVKTPTATFSACFGAAFMPLHPMRYAEMLKRKLEQNPNIQVWLVNTGWVAGPYGVGRRIQLSYTRQLIRSAMDGHLSEAGFEKHLVFDLQMPRECPDVPSNILSPRKMWENTEAYEEMANKLKAMFEENYAQYSVAELEKVVG; encoded by the coding sequence ATGACAAAATTAATCAGTGTTCAATTGGAGGCCTTAGGTATAAGACCGGTAGGCCCCGTTTATTTCCAGCTACCCGTTCCCGAATTGGTAGAACATGCAATCAACAATAAAGATGCTGAGCTGAGTGAGACCGGCGCTTTATGTTTTAAAACCGGTATTTTTACCGGTCGCTCACCAGAGTCCCGTTTTTTGGTAAAAGATGCGGAAACTGCAGAGCAAATCAACTGGGGGAAGGTGAATAAACCGGTAAGCCCAGAATTGTTTGACCAATTATTGACCCGTGTTAGCCAATACCTGTCTAACATTCCTGTGTATGTACGTTCAGTTCAAGCTTGTAATCATAAAGATTATGCGCAGAACGTTCTTACCGTAACGGAAAATCCATGTCAGGATATTTTCGTGAACAACATGTTCATCAATATCGATGTCAACACCCAGGAGTCTGTCGATTGGACCGTCCTTGCGGCATCGCAATTGAAATTGGAAGATCATGAAGCCCTAGGCCTTCCGACTTCCCACTGTGTGGTTTTGGACCTAACTAGACATATTGTCTTGATTATGGGTACAGCCTATACCGGTGAGATCAAAAAGAGTATATTCTCGGCATTAAACTATTACTTACCGACCAAACATAATGTATTAACCATGCACTGTTCCGCAAATGTGGGCAAGGATAAGGATACAGCCTTGTTCTTTGGCCTATCAGGAACAGGGAAAACAACGCTATCATCTGACCACGGACGCTTACTGATCGGCGATGATGAGCACGCATGGACAGAAAATGAAGTATTTAACTTCGAAGGTGGATGTTATGCAAAAACAATTGGTTTGACGCAACAGCATGAACCACAGATTTTCAATGCAATCCGTTTCGGTGCGCTATTGGAGAACGTGAATTTTAAACCAGGTACGCGCGAAGTAGATTATAACGATAATAGCATTACCGAAAACATGCGCGCTTCTTATCCGATCGAGTTTTTGGAGAATGTCAATCCAAAAGGTTATGGAGATTCTCCGGAACACATTTTCTTCCTTAGTGCAGATGCGTTCGGTGTACTTCCTCCGATTTCCAAATTGACTCCAGAGCAAGCCATGTTCTACTTCATCAATGGGTATACAGCTAAGGTTGCCGGTACGGAGATGGGGGTAAAAACGCCTACAGCGACTTTCTCTGCATGTTTCGGCGCTGCCTTCATGCCTTTGCACCCAATGCGCTACGCAGAAATGTTGAAGCGTAAATTGGAGCAGAATCCAAATATCCAGGTATGGTTGGTGAACACAGGTTGGGTTGCAGGTCCATACGGCGTAGGACGTCGTATTCAGCTGTCCTATACCCGTCAGTTGATCCGTTCCGCAATGGATGGTCACCTATCGGAAGCAGGTTTCGAAAAACACCTTGTTTTTGACTTGCAGATGCCACGCGAATGCCCGGATGTACCAAGCAATATTTTAAGCCCGCGCAAAATGTGGGAAAATACCGAAGCATACGAAGAGATGGCGAACAAATTGAAAGCAATGTTCGAGGAGAACTATGCGCAATATTCGGTTGCTGAATTGGAAAAAGTTGTAGGTTAA
- a CDS encoding LLM class flavin-dependent oxidoreductase, whose amino-acid sequence MNKINYSALELATITKNKTAGDAIARATVGAQYIDELGFTRMWLAEHHNMEHIASSATSVLIGHIAGHTKNIRVGSGGIMLPNHAPLVIAEQFGTLEAIYPGRIDLGLGRAPGTDQITAMALRRNNLNTAFYFKDDVLALQQFFSKNNYTSKVRAFPGEGQDVPIWILGSSTDSAFLAAELGLPYAFAAHFAPRMLETAAEIYHAHFKPSEQLQEPYFMACVNIVAADTDEEAQHLATSLFNLFSGIVTNRRMPLAPPTERPIYEGIQEIEQAVDNMMDSTLIGTPQTIAEGLKVLIKNTKAQEIMFTNYIYDDEKRLRGFKLATEAFEIING is encoded by the coding sequence ATGAATAAAATCAATTACTCTGCCTTAGAATTAGCAACCATCACCAAGAATAAAACCGCTGGCGACGCCATTGCACGCGCTACAGTTGGTGCACAATATATCGATGAATTAGGTTTCACGCGGATGTGGCTTGCCGAACATCACAATATGGAGCATATTGCGAGCTCAGCAACCTCAGTACTCATTGGCCATATCGCCGGGCATACAAAAAATATCCGCGTCGGCTCGGGTGGCATTATGCTGCCAAACCACGCCCCTTTGGTCATCGCCGAACAATTCGGAACACTCGAGGCCATCTACCCAGGTCGGATTGATTTGGGTTTGGGACGGGCACCTGGAACAGATCAGATTACTGCCATGGCTTTGCGCCGCAACAACCTGAATACCGCTTTTTACTTTAAGGACGACGTTCTTGCCCTGCAGCAGTTTTTCAGTAAGAACAATTACACGTCCAAGGTGCGTGCTTTCCCAGGCGAAGGACAGGATGTGCCGATCTGGATTTTGGGTTCCAGCACCGATAGTGCATTTTTGGCTGCAGAATTAGGCTTGCCTTACGCTTTTGCGGCACATTTTGCACCGCGCATGCTGGAAACTGCCGCTGAAATCTATCATGCACATTTCAAACCTTCGGAGCAATTGCAAGAGCCCTACTTTATGGCCTGCGTCAATATTGTCGCCGCAGATACCGATGAAGAAGCACAGCACCTGGCCACCAGTCTGTTCAATCTTTTTTCCGGAATAGTAACCAATCGCAGGATGCCGTTGGCACCGCCAACAGAAAGACCTATCTATGAAGGTATTCAAGAAATTGAACAGGCCGTTGACAACATGATGGATAGCACCCTTATCGGAACTCCGCAGACCATTGCCGAGGGATTAAAAGTGCTTATCAAGAATACAAAGGCCCAAGAAATTATGTTTACCAATTACATTTATGATGATGAGAAAAGATTGAGGGGCTTTAAATTGGCGACTGAAGCTTTTGAAATCATTAATGGATAA
- a CDS encoding FAD/NAD(P)-binding protein: MIWNSSHIDPSEVDLWLNHNILEPADIYVADLPMHYIGLVGAGPKGLFALIKFVEAYMMADSIEHVELHWFNTDKTFGTGPYFSKDIPTLFTLHDCIGNISCYSKETSERGMLKTVSLFDWLSEHSRSEDMPKRSDFCSRELFGHYLKDQLHAIIQQCPPSLHIKMLQATVDDVDRRGDNFTLSTNKGAMPFTYESVLIASGHSFSRDSYRDAQSNGSIIMEPYPLEKLDFIPARQEVAVQGIGLSFSDVALYLTEGRGGIFYKQDNEYKYLPSGFEPKLYPFSKRSLPTLPRGIFWEGHQFVPKIMDEVWMDRLRQLGRHLNFKEDILQDWNLECQIAFYEQFPDTNHFSDVEILHLIENYDREQIFSINALIDPLAYSKVPPDSHYQEFIVDLSMYCLQHSKGGELKSPMGAAIGAFREGFYKIIQLHEEIGFDEESQILFLTEWMNYFGHISFGSTRDVNEKLFCLVKDGYINFLFSDTPNVEMADDQFIISNDYISKTFDYLIDSRLTKGDLNKNNNTLLSNLCSKGMISELRLNNCATGKIDLENGKARNAYPNSILYFYGIPANGRSLFNEHLSPNLYDYARNWAQESVARISKKKYVNA; this comes from the coding sequence ATGATTTGGAATTCATCCCATATTGACCCATCTGAAGTGGACTTATGGTTAAATCATAACATCCTAGAACCTGCGGATATTTACGTGGCCGATCTTCCTATGCACTACATTGGCCTCGTTGGTGCTGGACCTAAAGGTTTATTTGCACTGATTAAGTTTGTTGAGGCTTATATGATGGCTGATTCCATTGAACATGTTGAACTTCACTGGTTCAATACCGACAAAACTTTCGGAACGGGCCCCTACTTTAGCAAAGATATTCCAACTCTATTTACCTTACATGATTGTATTGGAAACATCTCCTGCTATAGCAAAGAGACTTCCGAGCGTGGCATGTTAAAAACTGTATCCCTATTCGATTGGCTTAGCGAACATAGCCGTTCGGAAGATATGCCCAAGAGATCAGATTTTTGTTCACGCGAGTTATTTGGCCACTATCTAAAGGACCAACTCCATGCGATTATCCAACAGTGCCCCCCTAGCCTCCATATCAAGATGCTGCAGGCTACTGTGGATGATGTAGATCGTCGTGGAGATAATTTCACCCTATCAACGAACAAAGGTGCTATGCCCTTTACCTACGAATCGGTGTTGATCGCCAGCGGACATTCATTTTCCAGGGATTCCTACCGCGATGCTCAGTCCAATGGGTCCATCATCATGGAACCCTACCCATTGGAAAAATTGGATTTTATACCGGCCAGACAGGAAGTGGCCGTCCAGGGAATCGGCTTATCCTTTTCGGATGTAGCACTATATCTTACGGAAGGACGAGGTGGCATATTCTATAAACAGGACAATGAATACAAATACCTGCCTTCAGGTTTTGAGCCCAAATTATATCCATTTTCTAAGCGGAGCCTTCCGACCCTGCCGCGCGGGATCTTTTGGGAGGGCCACCAATTTGTACCCAAGATCATGGATGAGGTTTGGATGGACAGGTTACGGCAATTGGGGCGGCATTTAAATTTTAAAGAAGATATCCTGCAGGATTGGAACCTGGAATGTCAAATTGCCTTTTATGAACAGTTTCCCGATACAAACCATTTTTCGGATGTGGAGATTCTCCATCTCATCGAAAACTATGACAGGGAACAGATCTTTTCCATCAACGCGCTGATTGATCCATTGGCGTATTCCAAAGTTCCACCGGACTCCCATTACCAAGAGTTTATCGTGGATCTTTCCATGTATTGCCTACAGCATTCAAAGGGCGGCGAACTGAAAAGTCCCATGGGTGCAGCGATTGGTGCATTTAGGGAAGGCTTTTACAAAATTATCCAACTCCATGAGGAAATCGGATTTGATGAGGAATCACAGATTTTATTCCTAACGGAATGGATGAATTATTTTGGACACATTAGCTTCGGATCGACAAGAGATGTCAATGAAAAACTCTTTTGTCTAGTGAAGGACGGCTATATAAATTTCCTATTTTCTGACACGCCAAATGTGGAAATGGCTGATGACCAATTTATCATTAGCAATGACTATATCAGCAAAACATTTGATTACCTGATCGATAGTCGCCTAACAAAAGGTGACCTGAACAAGAACAACAATACCCTGCTGTCGAACCTATGTTCCAAAGGAATGATCTCCGAGCTTCGACTGAACAATTGTGCAACCGGCAAAATTGACCTGGAGAACGGGAAAGCAAGGAACGCTTATCCAAATTCGATACTTTACTTCTACGGTATTCCTGCAAATGGCAGATCACTTTTCAATGAGCACCTATCCCCAAATCTTTATGATTATGCGCGCAATTGGGCTCAAGAGTCCGTAGCAAGAATCAGCAAAAAGAAATACGTAAATGCCTGA
- a CDS encoding SusC/RagA family TonB-linked outer membrane protein, whose amino-acid sequence MYFYLNLKRYMQLLGRLNQEAPKSLKWILILFLLLLYSALLQAKSKSHHKFRTDEHHDPHTRHGSVSDSTRTATTPVQLIVKGHVKNSSGQPLSAATVVVKGTPRSVSTDRNGNFEIQASGTETLIIRFVGFRTQEIPIGGRSEITVIMALEDKAIEAVDVVATGFQNIDRRIFTGAATQVKAEDAQRFGVPDVSRMLEGQVAGVSMQNVSGTFGAAPKIRVRGATSITGDNKPLWVIDGIIIEDVVNISNDQLSTGDANTLLGSSVAGINPDDIESFEILKDAAATSLYGARAMNGVIIITTKKGKAGTQSVSYLNNMTSYLRPSYTQFDILNSYDQMSIYAELARKGAIDYALIRNNMNSGIFGNLSRALTTWREDGTPLVQNTHEGREEFLSRYVRQNTDWFNTLFNNSLMQEHSLSFSNGTDKVQTYYSTSFLQDNGWAKSNGVRRYTANIRGNYNISDKLTLGLLTTGSIRDQRAPGTLGQDSNPITGVVSRDFDINPFSYAMNTSRVIAPYDENGNHEFVTMNYAPFNILHELERNYMDLKMLDLKVQGEINYKLPKNIRYNFIGAYRYASTGNEHKIYENSNLANAYRAGTNYDVTGNESAVIADANRFLYRNLNNLEARPTTALPYGGFYITSENGLKSFYLRNSLNWDLHTDKHYFTAFGIQEIRYLDRMSKESIGYGYQFEKGGVPFIDPRMFTRNVESNFPYFKMNVFQDRFVAFASNLTYSYDGRYQFSGTYRYDGSNQLGRSRVARWLPTWNLSGSWNIDQEAFMKDQQFFNSLALRGTYGLTASMGPATNASLVLRSNSVNRPRLTDQEPVIRLEYLENKDLTWEKQYETNIGLDATFLNRRYQVVLDFYNREAFDLIGPLFISGIGGEHMKFANYANMRTRGLEVLLKASIFDSENWKWKVQLTNAFNRTRITDLRNEPNIWNLVNSVGAAKEGFPHRSLFSIDFVRLNDELGTPLYVNQSGDVSDNIFLQSIQTDYLNYEGPVDPTINGGFFNNFTYKNLQLGVLVTYSAGNKVRLNPIYRNYYSELDAMSHDFINRFTLPYEALSPSIPTARTNSRLTGDQVYNAYNYTSERIADGGFIRMKQITLGYNLPTKFLQGTGLKNISLNLVANNLFLIYADPRLNGQDPEFYSSGGVALPMPRQFTFSLKVGL is encoded by the coding sequence ATGTATTTCTACCTTAACCTAAAGAGATATATGCAGCTATTGGGCCGTTTGAACCAAGAGGCGCCAAAGTCCTTAAAATGGATCTTGATTTTATTTCTGCTCCTATTGTATAGCGCGCTCTTGCAAGCAAAAAGCAAATCGCACCATAAATTCCGAACGGATGAACATCACGATCCACACACGCGTCACGGATCTGTATCGGACAGTACAAGAACGGCAACTACGCCCGTTCAACTGATCGTTAAAGGCCATGTCAAAAACAGTTCTGGGCAGCCCTTATCGGCAGCAACTGTTGTCGTCAAGGGCACACCCCGGAGTGTCTCTACCGACCGGAATGGGAATTTCGAAATTCAAGCCAGTGGAACAGAAACGCTAATCATCCGCTTTGTGGGCTTCAGGACGCAAGAGATACCCATCGGAGGGCGTTCTGAAATTACCGTAATCATGGCGCTGGAAGACAAAGCCATTGAAGCGGTAGATGTCGTAGCCACAGGATTCCAAAATATAGACAGGCGAATTTTTACGGGTGCAGCCACGCAAGTGAAAGCAGAGGATGCACAGCGATTTGGTGTACCTGACGTTTCTCGGATGCTCGAAGGTCAGGTGGCTGGGGTTTCCATGCAGAACGTATCGGGAACCTTTGGCGCTGCACCCAAAATTCGTGTGCGTGGGGCAACCTCCATCACCGGGGACAACAAACCCCTATGGGTAATCGATGGTATTATCATCGAAGATGTGGTCAATATCTCAAACGACCAATTATCAACTGGGGATGCGAACACCCTCCTCGGATCGTCCGTAGCAGGGATAAATCCAGACGACATTGAGAGCTTTGAAATCCTGAAAGATGCAGCCGCAACATCTCTATACGGTGCGAGGGCCATGAATGGGGTCATAATCATCACCACCAAGAAAGGAAAGGCCGGCACACAATCGGTTTCTTACCTAAACAACATGACCAGTTACCTTCGGCCAAGCTATACGCAATTTGATATCCTCAATTCCTATGACCAGATGTCCATCTATGCAGAGCTGGCACGGAAAGGAGCCATTGACTATGCCCTGATCCGTAACAACATGAACTCCGGAATTTTCGGCAACCTTTCCCGGGCATTAACTACTTGGCGGGAAGATGGAACACCACTCGTGCAAAATACCCATGAAGGCCGAGAGGAATTTTTGAGTCGGTATGTCCGCCAGAATACGGATTGGTTCAATACGCTTTTTAACAATTCCCTGATGCAGGAGCACTCCCTGAGTTTCTCGAACGGTACGGATAAGGTCCAAACGTATTATTCCACTTCCTTCCTGCAGGACAATGGATGGGCGAAATCCAATGGCGTCAGAAGGTACACCGCAAATATCCGAGGCAATTACAACATTTCCGATAAACTGACCTTAGGCTTATTGACGACCGGATCCATCCGTGACCAACGAGCACCGGGAACATTGGGACAGGATAGCAACCCCATCACAGGCGTTGTGTCTCGGGATTTTGACATCAACCCCTTTTCATACGCCATGAATACCTCCAGAGTCATTGCACCATACGATGAAAATGGCAACCATGAGTTCGTCACCATGAACTACGCCCCATTTAATATCCTCCATGAATTGGAAAGGAATTACATGGACCTGAAGATGTTGGACCTAAAAGTGCAGGGAGAGATCAACTATAAACTTCCAAAAAATATCCGATACAACTTCATTGGTGCCTATCGCTATGCCAGTACGGGAAATGAACATAAGATTTATGAGAATTCCAATTTGGCGAATGCCTATCGTGCCGGTACCAATTATGATGTCACGGGCAATGAAAGTGCTGTCATTGCGGATGCGAATCGATTTCTCTATCGCAACCTTAATAATCTTGAAGCACGCCCGACCACAGCCCTGCCGTATGGTGGCTTCTATATCACAAGCGAAAATGGTTTGAAGAGTTTTTACCTCCGGAACAGCTTGAATTGGGACCTCCATACCGACAAGCATTATTTTACAGCTTTTGGCATTCAGGAAATCAGGTACCTGGACCGCATGTCCAAAGAATCCATAGGCTATGGTTACCAATTTGAAAAAGGCGGGGTTCCGTTTATCGACCCCAGGATGTTTACGAGGAATGTAGAAAGCAACTTTCCTTACTTTAAAATGAACGTCTTTCAAGATCGTTTTGTGGCCTTCGCCTCGAACCTCACCTATTCCTACGACGGCCGGTATCAATTCAGCGGAACATACCGCTATGATGGATCCAATCAATTGGGACGAAGCCGAGTGGCGCGCTGGTTACCGACATGGAATCTTTCCGGTTCCTGGAACATCGATCAAGAAGCCTTCATGAAAGATCAGCAATTCTTCAACAGCTTGGCGCTCCGTGGTACCTATGGATTAACGGCCAGTATGGGACCGGCCACCAATGCGAGTTTGGTCTTGCGATCCAACTCCGTCAATCGACCTCGGTTAACCGACCAAGAGCCTGTGATCCGATTGGAATACCTCGAGAATAAAGACCTCACCTGGGAAAAGCAATATGAAACCAATATTGGTTTGGATGCGACCTTTCTCAATCGCCGCTACCAGGTGGTCCTGGATTTCTACAACCGGGAGGCCTTCGATCTAATCGGCCCACTCTTTATCTCCGGAATTGGCGGGGAGCACATGAAATTTGCCAATTATGCCAATATGCGGACCCGTGGGCTGGAAGTGCTCTTGAAAGCCTCCATCTTCGATTCGGAAAACTGGAAATGGAAGGTTCAATTGACCAATGCATTCAACAGGACCCGGATCACGGACTTAAGGAACGAACCGAATATTTGGAACTTGGTGAACTCGGTCGGTGCAGCTAAAGAAGGTTTCCCACACCGCAGCCTATTCTCCATCGATTTTGTCCGCTTGAATGATGAATTGGGCACACCATTATACGTGAATCAGAGTGGCGATGTTTCCGACAACATCTTTCTGCAGAGCATACAGACCGATTACTTGAATTATGAAGGGCCTGTAGATCCGACTATTAATGGTGGTTTCTTTAACAATTTTACCTATAAAAATTTACAGCTCGGTGTTCTGGTAACCTATAGCGCCGGTAACAAGGTCCGACTGAACCCCATCTATAGGAATTATTATTCCGAACTGGATGCCATGTCCCATGATTTCATCAATCGGTTTACCCTACCCTATGAGGCACTATCACCATCCATCCCTACAGCGAGGACCAATTCCAGGCTAACAGGCGACCAAGTGTACAATGCATACAATTACACGTCAGAACGGATTGCCGATGGTGGTTTTATCCGCATGAAACAGATTACGTTGGGTTATAACCTTCCTACAAAATTCCTACAGGGTACAGGGCTAAAGAATATATCCTTGAATCTCGTGGCCAACAACCTGTTTTTGATCTATGCGGATCCACGACTGAATGGACAGGATCCCGAATTCTATAGCTCAGGAGGGGTTGCCCTACCTATGCCACGACAATTTACATTCTCACTTAAGGTTGGACTCTAA
- a CDS encoding RagB/SusD family nutrient uptake outer membrane protein — MKRITWLLLMAISIGLSGCSKFLDTPPDQRTELDAVDKIAELLTSAYPAANYIPFFEAASDNAGDKGTGRTEGDIMNYNPWIYRDVDSRDMDSPSHYWYGAYKAISVANHALRAIEKMNKPKETASLKGEALVARAYAHHMLCIAFAANYDPNTAATTPGIPYVTEPEDEVLKKYDRKTLQYAYDQIEKDLLEGLPLLDNSRYKAPKFHFTNTSAHAFATRFFLFKKDYKRAAEHAEAALGRDIANYIRPINSPAYRTMEYNTRQQWYSSSEHPFNLLLAESPSTWGRNYPFNRFGLTYPIYYELVLRGNISTGQMTYGFFGGNALVIHIPKFREQFVTANVNASFGIPYNQIPLFTGDELLLNWVEALARLQQFDSAIELLNTFISKKVIYNTEVREYVPAVHNLNVTKINNYYGNQNLEENIIRTALHFKRVEFLFEGLRWMDILRHRITVRHMLYDGSEEYILGPNSNLRMFQIPDEAVMSGVERNPR, encoded by the coding sequence ATGAAAAGAATAACATGGTTACTATTGATGGCCATTAGCATTGGCCTCTCAGGCTGTTCCAAATTTTTAGACACGCCTCCCGATCAACGAACCGAACTAGATGCTGTTGACAAGATTGCTGAACTGTTGACTTCAGCCTACCCAGCGGCCAATTACATTCCATTTTTCGAGGCTGCATCCGATAATGCGGGCGATAAGGGGACCGGGCGAACGGAAGGCGATATCATGAATTACAACCCTTGGATCTATCGCGATGTGGATAGCCGTGACATGGATAGCCCTTCACATTATTGGTATGGTGCCTATAAAGCCATCAGCGTTGCCAATCATGCGCTCCGGGCCATCGAAAAGATGAATAAACCCAAGGAAACTGCCTCGCTCAAAGGCGAAGCCCTAGTGGCAAGAGCTTATGCGCACCACATGCTCTGCATTGCTTTTGCGGCAAACTATGACCCTAACACCGCAGCTACTACACCAGGAATACCCTATGTTACGGAGCCGGAAGATGAGGTCCTTAAAAAATACGATCGCAAGACCCTGCAATATGCATACGATCAGATTGAAAAAGATCTGCTGGAAGGGTTGCCCTTATTAGACAACAGCAGGTACAAAGCTCCAAAGTTCCATTTCACGAATACCTCTGCTCATGCTTTTGCCACCCGTTTCTTTTTATTCAAGAAAGATTACAAACGGGCAGCGGAGCATGCTGAAGCTGCGTTGGGCAGAGATATTGCCAACTATATACGCCCTATAAATAGCCCGGCCTACCGTACTATGGAATACAACACCAGGCAGCAATGGTATTCTTCCTCTGAACATCCGTTTAATTTATTGCTGGCGGAATCGCCCAGCACGTGGGGGCGAAATTATCCATTCAATCGTTTCGGGCTTACCTATCCCATCTATTATGAATTGGTTTTGCGGGGGAATATCTCCACTGGACAGATGACCTATGGCTTCTTCGGTGGCAATGCGCTGGTGATTCATATCCCGAAATTCAGGGAACAGTTTGTAACCGCGAATGTCAATGCTTCATTTGGAATTCCTTACAACCAGATCCCACTATTTACAGGAGATGAGCTCCTCCTCAATTGGGTGGAAGCACTGGCCAGGCTGCAACAATTTGATTCTGCCATAGAACTACTCAATACCTTCATCAGCAAAAAGGTGATCTACAACACGGAGGTTCGGGAATATGTACCCGCTGTCCATAACCTGAATGTCACCAAGATCAACAATTATTACGGCAACCAAAACCTGGAGGAAAACATCATTCGTACCGCGCTGCATTTCAAACGCGTTGAATTCTTATTTGAAGGCTTGCGTTGGATGGATATCCTGCGCCACAGAATTACAGTACGACATATGCTATATGATGGATCGGAAGAATATATCCTTGGCCCGAACAGTAATCTACGCATGTTCCAGATCCCTGATGAAGCAGTTATGTCAGGTGTAGAACGGAATCCACGGTAA
- a CDS encoding substrate import-associated zinc metallohydrolase lipoprotein yields MKTKTLFLLLLCILLGSCAKEPALSEKPLFELGGERWERTELDKLIFNEFTKPYNIEIKYKWNPYEVNHNRTLVPPVENQIYPVLTALKEVWMKPYEKAGGSEFLRRFPLTKFVLVGSPEFESDGSEIIGRAEGGTKIVLYNVNDFLIDNIGSLEDMFRTIHHEYAHILHQNIHYPEEWRGISTEHYTPTWYNTNSETANSQGLVTPYAKASEAEDFVETIAYLLIEGQGSYNWVAEYYEEVTHIFRLKESLIVKYFKDSFNIDFRELQREVQDAIWRLAYN; encoded by the coding sequence ATGAAAACAAAAACATTATTTCTGTTGCTCCTGTGCATTCTTTTAGGCTCCTGCGCCAAAGAACCTGCACTATCAGAGAAGCCTTTATTTGAACTCGGCGGTGAGCGCTGGGAACGAACGGAACTTGACAAGCTCATTTTCAATGAGTTTACAAAACCGTATAACATCGAAATTAAGTACAAATGGAACCCTTATGAGGTAAACCATAACAGAACTTTGGTACCACCTGTGGAAAATCAAATTTACCCTGTTTTAACCGCACTTAAAGAAGTATGGATGAAACCTTATGAGAAAGCTGGCGGGTCTGAATTTTTGCGCCGGTTTCCACTGACGAAATTCGTATTGGTGGGTAGCCCTGAATTTGAAAGCGATGGTTCAGAAATTATTGGTCGGGCAGAAGGTGGAACAAAAATAGTATTGTACAACGTCAATGACTTTTTGATTGACAATATCGGTTCACTGGAAGACATGTTCCGCACCATCCACCACGAGTATGCACATATTCTTCATCAAAACATCCACTATCCAGAGGAATGGCGCGGAATCAGCACCGAACATTATACCCCAACTTGGTATAACACCAATTCGGAAACAGCCAATTCTCAAGGGTTGGTCACGCCCTATGCCAAAGCTTCAGAAGCCGAGGATTTCGTGGAAACGATCGCCTATCTATTGATTGAAGGTCAAGGTAGCTACAACTGGGTAGCGGAATATTATGAAGAAGTCACCCATATATTTCGCTTAAAAGAAAGTTTGATCGTTAAATATTTCAAGGATTCCTTCAATATTGATTTTCGGGAATTGCAACGTGAAGTTCAGGATGCCATTTGGCGCTTAGCCTATAATTAA